A stretch of DNA from Coccidioides posadasii str. Silveira chromosome 1, complete sequence:
AGACGGATAGGATTTCTTCATGGGCAGCGAAGAGACGCTGTTCGGGTCCAACGCAGATAGTGACTATGGCGGATGTTAGATTGCTAGCAACGGGAGCGAGAGCCATTAGTAGTTAGGTCATCACGAGACGAAAGCCGATGTATTTGAGTCGCCGGAACTTACCTATTAATCGGGCTCTCCGGTTTCTGTCCTTTTTCTGGTCGCTTCAAGATCGCAGGTGGCTCTCCTCCTCTGAACGACTTCCTCGACCGAGAGGCCGATTTGCCGGCACGATATTTGGTAGAGAAGCTCTCCGAGCGGCTGTGAGACTGGGAAGGACGCCTGGCAAACATGGCTGAGAGTCGTTTAAATGTGGGAAGTCTGTTGTGGTCAAGATACGTGTATATGTGTGTATTCCGTCGAGTGCCTCGAATTAACGGCCGTACGATGGATGAAGTAAAGGCCCCTTTTGATCCAAAGTTATATTAAGTATCAGAAGGACAGAGGACTCGAATAAATTTTTTGTTCTTTCATTTATAGACAAACAATAACTAACCAGTCCACAAATTAACAGAAACTAATTTAAATTGATTGGGTGTTTGAGGTTTGGCCAGAAGAAGTCCAGCGAAAATTTTCAGCCAGGGGTTCGAGAAGTCTCTCATTTTCCATGTGGGAGAGCGGCGCCCTCTTTATATAGTTTGGCATCGACGGAGTCCCCAAGGATTATCCCGTTCACAGCAGGCGACAAACGCTACCGTGGAGActacatacggagtacgaagCACTTGGATTTTAGTtagactttttttttttctttttttttttttttgggcgaACTGCTCAGCGGTGGACAGCAGCAGATGGCGACGCGACTGGCCGCCGCCAAACAAGCACTGCGACGTGTAAATTGGATTTCGAGACACACGAAACTTCGCAGGTGACTCACGCGAGATCACGTGGAGAGCTAGTACGGCATCGCAGCCAATCACAGCGGCCATCTGGTCTCCACGGCGATGGCTTGCCGGTGCAAACAGGACAAACAGCAGGGAGCCGGCCGCCGCCTTCTGGCCGCCGCAGCCACGATGGGAGGGATCAGCGCCCGTGACGAATCAACGCCGCCTGCGTTCACACCTCGGGGAAAGCCTCCTCTTCCCGAGCATGGGGAACAATACGGAGCAACGACGGGGTTGTGTAGAGCTGCATCCCCTGAAGGCAGGAAAAGGTAATACAAGACAAGAGGCAGGATTCCCGGTCAACACACTTCGCCCCTCCCAACATActaaatctttttttttttttttttctttctggtTGCTGGTTGTGCTGGGATCACCCAAGGGGCTCCACGGCCTATCAGTTTCGAACCTCCATAAGCCCGCGAGAGGGTCGCAATTTCAAAAGCCCCGGTGGCGAAAGCCCGGCCGAGGGGAGCTCCCGGGTCTCCACTCGCTTACCGTCCTTGGCTGCTAGGAACACTTCCCcgaactacggagtagagaaGAGTGTAACACACCAGTGGGCGCAACCGACAAAGAACCAAGGCAGTCTGTTTGCACCCGCAGCTGTGGGCGGATGTTGCTCCTGGACGACTCGTCAACAAAGTTGATGCCTGAACAAACAATGAGGTGGAGATACCCTCTTTTGACAATCCAACGCACAACCTCCGGCATATTACATTCACCACTCCATATTTGTCAAGGCAGCTGCATTATTCGCAACCACATGCGACAtggatttcttctcttgGCAGATTTCCAGGAGGATGGCAAACTTGAATAGCGCATGGATTATGTGGGGCCTCAATGCACACTAAACGGGCCCTCCCTGACTTGGCTGCGTTTCAAAGATTGCCTTCCCTCCCGGCGGCATGGATCAGGGCCGTCCCTGGGGAGATGTCGAGAACAATTCATGTGGCATTGATGCGTCTTGGATTCCGGAGACATGTTGGATTATCAAAAAAATGAAATTCGTATTTCCCAATCCGCCTCTTCGCGGCATCTATAATACAGTAACGAGTCATAAATTGACATCAATCGAGGGTATATGTATGGAGGCCGGGGCCCGTCGTCTAACAATAAGCTTCCCCATTTACCCATGTGGTTCCTTCTTTCAGGACCTCGAAGGCAATAAGGTGAGCACCCGAGGCTTTAGGAGCCGCTTTCTCGAGGGTAGACAGATGTGTGCGGCCTTGTCACGCTTCGCAAATTCCCAAAGCTCAGAACATCGCCAATCCGCCGGACACCAGTGAATAACATGCACAGTCGGTCGATACCGCAACCCCATCCTCCAGTCGGCGGGAGGCCCCATTCGAGTGCCTGCAGATAGCTCTCATCGAGCTCCCCGGGATTCTCCGGATCCCGATATGAAAGTTGTTCCTGGAACTTCCTTCTTTGCTCAAATGGAGAGTTCTCCTCCTCATACGTGTTCACAACTTCCTTTCCTTCGACGAATAGCTCCGCGCGGGCCGAGACGACTTGACTGCAGGTCGGATGGATATAAGATTTGGAAAGGGGAGACATACACTCTGGGTGGTTGATGATGAACGTGGGGTCCTTGCACTGAGGCTCGAGATACTCTGCACAGAGCTTATCCAATAATCGGGGTAGTGATACATGATCGGGAAGAGGAATAGACATGGTGTTTAACAGTTCTACCATCTTCACAGTCGCGCCGTCTGACTTCAAATCAGGGAGGGTATGTCCCATAGCGCTCTCCAGCGCCGGTACAAAATCTATTCGACGGAATGGGGTACTGAAATCAACATATATGGGGTGAAGGGTGCCTAGTTTTTCGTTCAACTCCCGGATATTTTGAGACAAGCCAGATAACAAAGTCTCGGTCATCTGCATCAGGCACTCCAGGTCGGCGAAAGCCTGGTAGAATTCACAAGTGGTGAATTCAGGATTGTGGGTTTTATCAAGACCTCCACGGGAATTAGTAGCTAAAAAAACACTTCTTGGTGGACGCCCGACTCACCTTCATTTCGGAACGAAGGCCCGATCTCAAATATCCTATCGAACCCACCTACAATGAGCCGCTTTAGCCATAATTCGGGTGCTATTCTCAGAGCTAGCAATTGCTCTATTGATTCAGAAGCAGTGGTATGAAAGGGCCTGGCAATAGCTCCTCCAGCCGCTGCAGCGATAATGGGGGTATTAACCTCAATAAACCGTCtctcaagaaagaaattgCGAATATGTTGGACGATAGATGATCTGGCTCGGAGAATATCGGCTACCCCTGGGTCTGCGAGAAATTGAACGTGACGTTCATACGGAGATACCGCATGCTCCTTCGTATCTACAGGTACATCGTGAAGGCAGGGTGACAAAAGGTTTGGCAGCTCGCTGGCAAGGAGCGTTAGTTCGCCTCTGCCAGTTCGATGGGGTTTCCCGGTGATGGCTAAGTCTATCAGAACCGAGTGGACCAACAATGGTGGTTCTAGACGAGAAGGACTTACAGTAAACATCGCCTCTTTGTAGCAAATGATAGAACTCTCGAAATCTCTCCGGAGATACACCCGTAATCCCGAGAATCCGTTGATTGCACAGAATCTGCACTTTATGCCCGTCCTGCCAGAGATCGAAGAAGACCAGCTTGCTCCCAGCCGTCCGCTGGGATCTTATTCTACCTAGTAGTCTAAGTCACATCTTCCATTTTGAATCGGTATCTCATCAATTTCACGCATACCGTATAGAGACACGGACACATCGTCCAGTGTCTCGTTGGGCTGAATATGGTTGTACTGTGAACGAAAATGTTCGCAGCTTGTCGACTGCGGACTAACGGCTAATCGTGGATATGGGTTGGAAGACGCATTTTTAATTTCGTCAATCCGGTTCCATCGGGGGAGCTTATTCGTATTCCCATCTGAGGTGTTGCTGCCGTACACACGGCCGCTTGAAAAGGTTCGGTTTGGGTTCCCGCGGTCGTGAGGCGCCGCCTTACTGTTAGTTAAATAGCGAACGCGCAGCCTATAGGACCTATAACTGGAATTGTTAGCACGTGGAATCTATATACGGTTCGAGTCTTGTTTTATGCCGACGCGATGGCTTGGTATTGTTAGGTGGAGAAGAATGGCCTTTACCTGAGGAACGATCCATCCAGACATAGCTGGGACACCCGATGAGAGCAGACTGGTCGCATCTGCCCGGAATTCAATATGGTAGCATAACAAACACCGATCAGCCAAAACGACAGATCACGCAGATTCGATATGCCTTCATGGAGTGGGAGGGTCTTCCGATACTTTTATGCATTGGTTGATGTTGAAATTCCGCTTCGGGTTATCATCGGCCCGTCAAACCAAAGCTCCCGGGCCCGCCAGtccaaattttgttatcaGCTCGACGAAGCACGCCGGCCAGGTCGTTAAACAGCATCGACACTCTCTCAGGACTAATTCCTGCAATATTTTCTTAAACGCTAACACTGggatttatttttatttatcaTAGCTACACAGACCCCTTAACAAATCTCTCCGTTTACGCGCTCAACATGTCTTTCCTATTTGGCGGCCGCCCTCAAATATCCTCGGAGGAGAAGATCCAAAGAGCAGAGCTCGAATTCGAGATGATCACGGACATGGTCAACCGGTATGCTGCATTCCGTAGGATCGCGCACCCTGCGTTTGCTTTTGTCCGGTCCTATTCCCTCAGTGCGCACCAATCCTCGTGCTATCTATCAGGTTGCTAACAGTCGCTATTCATTTCTCGCAGACTCAACGCTGCATGCATGAAGAAATGCATTCCTCCAGACTATCGGGAAGGCGATCTCAACAAAGGCGAATCCGTCTGCCTCGACCGCTGCGTTTCTAAATTCTTCGAGGTTCACATGAAGGTGTCGGAGAAGATGGCCCAGATGCAAGGCCAAGCCGGCGCCGGTCAGCCGGGAGCTGGTTTTGGAATGtgatcttgttcttatttttttgtttttttacttGTTTTATCTATTGGGAGCTAAATAATAGATGGGCTGGGTTGTTTTTCGCTTTTTGGTATGGGAAGCGTGAGatccttcttctttgaaCTTTATGCACTTGGGCTCGGGTCCTGACAAAATATTCAAGGTCGCATGCGCAAGAAATAAAACAACAACTCGCTGGACGAAATATTCTGAGCCTTAGGAATCTTTCTCCATTACAGTTACGGGCCATCAATGCGTCGTTTTGATGATATTTTGTACATTATGCAAAGAATTCACCTTTTTGTTCTCTCCAGTTCGTACAAAATGCTTCTTAATCTTGCTACTGAGAGACTTCGAATCTCTGAAGGACAGTTATCATTACAAACTTTACTGGCTTGTCTATACATCACAGAAAGGGTAAAGTAAAATGTACACAAATCTAAAAGGGAGTATCATGTCCCACCATTCCAAAACCATTTGGCCCATTTTAGCCATGGAGCTCCTGACTGCTCTTCTGCCTTCAGAAGTTCTCTCAGCCGGCTCTCTAAGGCCCCGATCTGATGTTCATAGTCAATAAGACCGCCTTCGACCTCCTCGACTTTCGATTGCAGTGAGTTCAATTCGTAATCGAGCTTAGCGCCTAGCGTCTCTAGCCGTTTAGACCCTTCAAGCAACTTCTGGCTTTCCGTTGAAACCAGTTCGGTCGAGCTTCTTTGTAGCGCTTGATACTCAGCGTGTTTATTCTGGTAGGCGGAGTCTAGCTCCTTCAGACGATTGAACGCGGTGATGTCAATACCCTCCGCTGCAACTACTTGGCTTTCCACCCAAGCACTTGTGTTCATGTCTAGGTCGGCGATTTTAGTCGCCAGGGCACGTTCATCGTCAATCCGCATGTCCTCGTAGAGAATTCGATCCACTATCGTGTTATCTGATTCGGGGTCCGCTGGGTCTAAATCGTCGATGAAATGGCGGGAGAGCATCGGCTCCTCAACGGCACTAAAAGACAAATGTCGAACGGAACGAGCCTGGATTTTTGATACTGGATCCTCCGCGAGGGATGATGGACAACTGGGCACTCGACGAAGGACCCTAGTAAGAATGAGCGGCTCATACGTAGGGTCTCTTTTATGTGAAAACTCATCCAGCGTGCCTGACGATACCCGTGGCTCTGGGGTTAAATAATCCGTTGATAACTGTCCTTGAGACTTCTCGTTTGCTTGGGGTAGGTGGCTTTGGAATTCTGTTGAGCCGCGGCCGGGCTCGCTCGTAGGCAGGGGGTCTGATGGGCTTGATAAAAGTTCGGGCCTGCCTTTATCCAAATTTGTAGCTCCAGAGACACGCGCGTCATCTCCCAAGGACTTGATACCTTCTAACCTGCCTTTTGTCCCTGGAAATGCCAGTGCCACATCCGTGGCTTGCTGATCAGGCACATCAGTATCGGTATCGATGGTTTCCTTTAGTTGTTTGTGATGCTGGTGAGAACGCAAAGCTGGCAGTCCAACAGCATCCCTAAACCGACCGAGTCCAGCGCGAGCGTCTGATACCCTGCCACTAACCGTTTTTTTAAGAGCATATTTCAATTGTTGCTCCTTGCTATCAGCGGATACTGGGGTCTCCAGATGCTTCCAAGACTGCTCCGTTTCGAGGGAAGGGCGAGCGGACGTAAAGGGGCTACACGTGTCTTTCCTTCTGCTTGACCATGCCTCTCTGGAAAATGgcatttcatcttctccagCGTCATGTCGGAAAGGGTCGGTGTAAGATTTCCGAAGCTTTCCATGCCAGAGCCATTTGGACCTTTCGCCACTCACGAGTTGAACGAATCGGTCTATATCTAAAGTTTCGACCTCCGAGATCCCAGCCTTGTCGCGTCCGCCAACAATTCCCATGACCATCTCTCCTCCTTTGCCACCAAGTTCCGCGACTGTGGACTTGACTGCTCGCGGGACAGCCCATCCTTCTCCACTTGCAGCTTTCGCTGTTACTCGGTGTAACTTGTCCAAAGTCTGCCTATCCAACCTTCTGGTCTTCTCAAGCTTGAGTGCCTTTTGGAAACTTCCAATGCCTCGTTTCAAATTCTCTATGTCGAATGCGTCTTTGGAAACGGGTGCACCCCATGTATGAAGTCGGTTTCTTGCCCCCATCAAGGTTCCAAGTAACGCCGAAACCGTTGTTGGCCCAAGTATGCCATCGCTTGGCTCAATATTAAAAAGCTCCGTCCCAATGTCGGTCCACCAATCGTTTATTGCCCGCTCTGTCACGTCACAAAGCAAGCCATCTATGTATTCAGACGCCAGTTTATCAAACACACTTAAGGCCATCTGACATAGTTTAACCAAGCCTATCACAGCATTGAATAGTGGCACTCGTTCACTTGTTCTGTAGAGCTGATAGAACTTGGCTTCGGTCGCGGGCGTTGGTTGTTTCAAATTTAGCCCAGCCCTGCCAGAGCACCCAAGACGTTTCAGGTTCTCATTGACGACGAAATCTTCTCGATATTTTCTGACATCGCCTTCCGGGATATCAATAACTGTCAGGGAGGAGGGGAAACTGCTTAAATTCGTCACCATCATTAATCCCCATGGAGTTTCTCGCTTTCGGGTGTGGGGTTGGGCCATCGTATTGAAGTAAACCTTCAACCTTGGGGACCAGAGCTGCTCATCTTTGGGAACTTTGAGAACGCCGGCAACAGCAGTGTGAGATGGGTCCCCGGTATAGGTATTGATAACGAATGTGGGATGAACCCTTGAGCAGGCCCATTGCTCGACAATGTAGGTCACATACCCAATAAGGGTACATCGTCTTTCCACTAGCACCGTCGACGGGTCTTCCTCTAGGCACTTCAAGGCTACAGGATCGGTAAATACCAGCCTTTCGTAGCCTTCGTCCAAGACAACGGCCTGGTTTTCGCCCGTGGACTGAGCCGGTGCTTGAAGCTGGGATTTCTCGGCCGGGGAGGCGGATGCACTCTGATCCGGGATTGTACGACGCTGGGAAGATGGCTCAGAGCCGACACCCTGTGCCATATTGTATGAAAAGCGAGGAGGCCTGTGAATCATCGCTGTCGTAGCTATAATTCGTGCTTGAAGGTATCGGATTATCCCCACTTGACCCCAACGAGTCCTGAACAAGAGAAACGCTTCCGATGCCTCCAATACGCCAAATGATCCCAGGATAACCAGTATTCAACACTCTCAAGAGCCATTGCAATCATATCCTCGTATCAGATACACCATAGTTGTCTCTTGTTTGGTCCGAGGGCTGCTGTCCTATGAAGGCCAGGGGTCAAGGCctcaatactccgtacatcgcGGCACATTGATGGGGCAGACTGCTGGCGGACCCAAAAGTGTACTGTAACCTTGGAAATAATCAGCCAACGTCACAGGCGCAGCCCAGGTATTGTTACATGCATCCTATTGGTTGACCTTTTGAAATACTTGGATCTGCCATTACTACTGGGTAGATTTGGCGGAATTTAAAAATAATGGCCAATCAAAGTATCGTCTCTGTAAAAGAAACCGCTAGTATACCGAATTACAGTTCACTCGTCCTGGAGAACGCCAGGTGACAAAAAAGCATCAACAGCACCGGTAACTTAGCTCCTCACCCACCACCATTAGCTCCATGTGGACGATGGCCTCCTCCGCTCTTCTGGCCGCAACCAATTTCACATCCAAGCCGCTCACTTTCCCTATCCTCGCCGTTTAAACTCCTTTTACACGAAAGATGTGCCTACGGAGTTGATCTAAACCATCCAAGTCCTTATTAACGTCGGAAATGGAGTTGCTACAGAAGGAGCACCAGCGCGTGTTCAAGCGGGCGCAGAGCTCGAAGAGTATTAATGACGTGCAGGCCACAATTGATTTGCTGAGAGAAGCTCGAGATGCTATTGAAAGGGGTATGTTGTCCGCATGAGGGTGTCCATCTTGTGTTTCTCCTGAACTGGCGGACGACAGAATATGAATAACCGCTTTGGCACTTCTAGATCCGAGCTCCGCTTCGATAACCCTGGCTAAACTTCAAAACCCGGCCAAAGCCTCCTTTGATACAATCAACGACAGTTTAAAAGAAACTTACACTGCCTTGAACAAGTATGGCAGGGCTCTGGACAAGGCAAGATGCTCCTGGACTATGACGCGGGGTAGGTAATGTTCTAATGAATATATGAATGTGCAGCTATTCAAAGATAAGCCCCTTCCGAGCACCGAATATGACGCTCTGTCATTGCAGTCTGCTCTCGTCAATAGGGCGATTGCAATGCATTTGTTGCGAGAAGGCCAGTTCTCCGTAGCATCCACCTTCCTCTCAGAAGTGGCGGCAAATCCGACCCCTGCACAGTCCTTTAGCGATATACCCAGCTCAGGTCAGCGCAACAATGCATACCAGCAATTTGATGATTTGCAATCCGGAGAAATGCGAGACCAATTTTCCTTGATGTATCGTATATTACACCAGTTGCGTGAGGAGCAAAATCTACTGCCTGCCATCGACTGGGCAAGAGAACATCGAGTCGAGCTGGAGAAAAGGGGAAGCAATCTCGAATTCGAGCTGTGTCGGCTGCAGTTCGTATGGTTGTTTCATGGCGGCAAGACGGGCAATACATCGATGATAGCTGGCAGAGCCGCTGCACTCGAATATGCGAGAACAGATTTTCGCCATTTCCACGCCCGACACCTTCGTGAGGTCGAACAGTTAATGGGCGCCATGGCATTCTGTCCGAATCTTGATGACTCTCCGTATAAATCTATTTTCAATAACCCCTGGGCATGGTCCGATGTTGCTACGGCATTCACACGCGAGTTCTGCGCTCTACTTGGCTTATCAGCCGATTCTCCTCTATATATCGCTGCCACGGCAGGGGCAATCGCTCTTCCCACCCTTCTCAAACTCCAAGCTATCATGAAAGAGAAACGCACCGAGTGGACCACTCAGAATGAATTACCCGTAAGCATATCTTCATGGCCATGACGTGCTTTCATTCCCTTTCTGACCCCCAATAACTAGGTCGAAATCCCTCTTCCACCATCTTACCTCTTCCATTCTATATTTGTATGTCCTGTTTCTAAAGAACAGACCACCGATGACAACCCACCTATGATGATGCCCTGCGGGCATGTCGTTGCCGAAGAGTCTCTAATGAGATTAAGCAAAGGTGGCAAATTTAAATGCCCATATTGTCCGAATGAGAGCCACCCAAGGGATGCAAAAAAGGTTATTTTGTGAGAAAGACCTGCACGTATCCTTTCGCTTTCCTCGTTTTGCGTTTTCCCCTCCCCGTCTTCATCTTTGTCTAGCTTTTACGAATTTTTTTATGAACCGTTTGATGCATGGGATCCGGCGCAATCGGAGTTCGGATGATGCTGTGATTCATATCTATTCATGCACTGTGAAGCAGAGCGCAGGGTAGAACATTCTAAGCGCGATCTCTACTTATTTTGAGATATTGGGATGGAGTTTTGATGGTATAGGGATAGTTAGCAAGGCAACCCTTCTAAAAATTGACATATAAGTTCAAGATCTTCCCATTGGTTGGGGTGCTGTGCGTTCTGCAATCATAAACAGTAGCCTTCATCTGTTCGCTCTACCTTCAAACTTAAGCGAGTTCATGGATACAAGCAGATATCTCagaaaacaagaaagaaataacCATATGAATTCTGTCCCATCCTTGAAAACTCCTTATATTACCAGTTTCTGACCCAGATACTTTTCTGAAGAATTACCCGTTCCACGCGTCGTGTTCCCATAAGATTTTAAAGTAAGTCCAGTTGCAGAATATCCTTAGAATCAAGTTATGGAAAGACCACCCAAACCTTACGGCCAAATAGACCTTCATATCATTCCGAGATAGACCCCGTTTAAGGAGACTTTTTGGGTCTCGAAGCAGAGGCAAACTTCTGAAGGTTTCTAAATTCTTCCACTTCCTTGGGAGTTGGTCTCGCTTCCGGACCTGAGTAACGGATGGGAGTCTGGCCTTCGACACGTTGTAGCTTGAACCGATAGAGCGAGCTGCTTTCCTCCATGAGTTCCTCACTCTCAATCTTATACAGCCCATCGTAGCGTAACCCTTCGGCCGGGCGGTATTTGTTTATGGCAGGAAGCTTGGAACTGCGAAGGACACGGATTGGGATCCCGTTTTGATGGGCATCAAGGAGAAGATTAGTGCCATGCGAGATCTTGCCGTTCTTTCCATAGGTGCCATAATAGTAGATTGTTTCTCCCTGATCTCTATCCGCGTATCTGTGGCTGGAACTAAGAACGATTGAGAAAGCGCCGAGACCCTCACGGCCAGAAACACCAGCTTCAACTTCTCCGTGGGCTCCATCTCGAATTGCACTCAGCTGCCAGGGGAACCATTGACCGTTGCGAAGGTTTCCTTCTCCAGCGTAGAAGGGTGAAACTCTGTATTTATATGCAGGATCGAAACTTCGGCTAACGATCCTTGCACACTTGGTTATCAACCCACGATCAAGGCCAGTTTCAATATCGCCCTTCTCCCAGCGTAGGCGAAGCACATCCACGTCAAGTTTAATGTCCCATGGAATCAAAGGACTGTTGGCAATTGCTGGGAAGCCAGATTCTGCATCAAGGAATCGCGATTTTAGGATGGCCTCTGACGAAGGATGGACTTCGGAGAAAGGCAGCTGCTGAACACGCTGCCTCATCTGGGTAAATATATGCGAAAGATCGCCTGGAGATGAAGTACGCGCTCTCCTGAAAAGAGAGAGGATTTGAGACATCTCGTCCAGATTCCGCTTGACCTTGGCTTGCTGCTTTGTAGACACGGCAATTGGAAAGCTATTGCAGGATCAGCATTTATGGATAGTCTAAAGTTATAGACTGTTAGGGGCAGAACTCACATGGCGTTTCTGGATTTTGGCTTCTGCTTTCGACGGAAAGGCGCCAACGAGGTTCGGCAATCGCTCACATTGTTCTGTGCTGCACGTCTGCAATTATTCGAAATGGCGCATGTGCATGGGATTCCGGAGACTTTCTTTGGCTGCTTGGGTCTTTTCGAGGTGTCTTCTACAATCTCGCCTTCCTCTTCATGGCTACGTTTCGAAGGAGGATTCGTTGGGCTAAAGCGGGTCGCAGTTTCAAGAAAGGGGCTTTCGAGAGATTCAGTAGTAGAGATGCCAGAAATCATGGTCATTGTATCTATCTCCCCATGTTCAGAATGGATAAGATTATGATCATGCGTGGTGCCTAGATTATCATTTATATCACCAGATTCAAGCGAAGCTAACGGTTCAGCTGGAGAATCCATATCAACGTGCATGTCTGTTGAGTCCAGTTCTTTCTCTTGATATAGACGCTTGAGGTGCTCTTCAACCATCTGTTCAAATCTCTTCATGGAGAAGAAAGGGTGTGAAAAGTGAGGTGAGCACGTGCTTGTTTATATAGTGAGCTGATGTGTTCCTAG
This window harbors:
- a CDS encoding uncharacterized protein (BUSCO:290471at4751~EggNog:ENOG410PIAN~COG:O) encodes the protein MHLLREGQFSVASTFLSEVAANPTPAQSFSDIPSSGQRNNAYQQFDDLQSGEMRDQFSLMYRILHQLREEQNLLPAIDWAREHRVELEKRGSNLEFELCRLQFVWLFHGGKTGNTSMIAGRAAALEYARTDFRHFHARHLREVEQLMGAMAFCPNLDDSPYKSIFNNPWAWSDVATAFTREFCALLGLSADSPLYIAATAGAIALPTLLKLQAIMKEKRTEWTTQNELPVEIPLPPSYLFHSIFVCPVSKEQTTDDNPPMMMPCGHVVAEESLMRLSKGGKFKCPYCPNESHPRDAKKVIL
- a CDS encoding uncharacterized protein (EggNog:ENOG410PJ9C~COG:S~BUSCO:1622at33183), which produces MIHRPPRFSYNMAQGVGSEPSSQRRTIPDQSASASPAEKSQLQAPAQSTGENQAVVLDEGYERLVFTDPVALKCLEEDPSTVLVERRCTLIGYVTYIVEQWACSRVHPTFVINTYTGDPSHTAVAGVLKVPKDEQLWSPRLKVYFNTMAQPHTRKRETPWGLMMVTNLSSFPSSLTVIDIPEGDVRKYREDFVVNENLKRLGCSGRAGLNLKQPTPATEAKFYQLYRTSERVPLFNAVIGLVKLCQMALSVFDKLASEYIDGLLCDVTERAINDWWTDIGTELFNIEPSDGILGPTTVSALLGTLMGARNRLHTWGAPVSKDAFDIENLKRGIGSFQKALKLEKTRRLDRQTLDKLHRVTAKAASGEGWAVPRAVKSTVAELGGKGGEMVMGIVGGRDKAGISEVETLDIDRFVQLVSGERSKWLWHGKLRKSYTDPFRHDAGEDEMPFSREAWSSRRKDTCSPFTSARPSLETEQSWKHLETPVSADSKEQQLKYALKKTVSGRVSDARAGLGRFRDAVGLPALRSHQHHKQLKETIDTDTDVPDQQATDVALAFPGTKGRLEGIKSLGDDARVSGATNLDKGRPELLSSPSDPLPTSEPGRGSTEFQSHLPQANEKSQGQLSTDYLTPEPRVSSGTLDEFSHKRDPTYEPLILTRVLRRVPSCPSSLAEDPVSKIQARSVRHLSFSAVEEPMLSRHFIDDLDPADPESDNTIVDRILYEDMRIDDERALATKIADLDMNTSAWVESQVVAAEGIDITAFNRLKELDSAYQNKHAEYQALQRSSTELVSTESQKLLEGSKRLETLGAKLDYELNSLQSKVEEVEGGLIDYEHQIGALESRLRELLKAEEQSGAPWLKWAKWFWNGGT
- a CDS encoding uncharacterized protein (EggNog:ENOG410PFJ1~COG:J~BUSCO:4197at33183), translating into MRPVCSHRVSQLCLDGSFLRSYRLRVRYLTNSKAAPHDRGNPNRTFSSGRVYGSNTSDGNTNKLPRWNRIDEIKNASSNPYPRLAVSPQSTSCEHFRSQYNHIQPNETLDDVSVSLYGRIRSQRTAGSKLVFFDLWQDGHKVQILCNQRILGITGVSPERFREFYHLLQRGDVYSITGKPHRTGRGELTLLASELPNLLSPCLHDVPVDTKEHAVSPYERHVQFLADPGVADILRARSSIVQHIRNFFLERRFIEVNTPIIAAAAGGAIARPFHTTASESIEQLLALRIAPELWLKRLIVGGFDRIFEIGPSFRNEGLDKTHNPEFTTCEFYQAFADLECLMQMTETLLSGLSQNIRELNEKLGTLHPIYVDFSTPFRRIDFVPALESAMGHTLPDLKSDGATVKMVELLNTMSIPLPDHVSLPRLLDKLCAEYLEPQCKDPTFIINHPECMSPLSKSYIHPTCSQVVSARAELFVEGKEVVNTYEEENSPFEQRRKFQEQLSYRDPENPGELDESYLQALEWGLPPTGGWGCGIDRLCMLFTGVRRIGDVLSFGNLRSVTRPHTSVYPRESGS
- the TIM10 gene encoding protein transporter tim10 (EggNog:ENOG410PS46~COG:U~BUSCO:16768at33183), with the protein product MSFLFGGRPQISSEEKIQRAELEFEMITDMVNRLNAACMKKCIPPDYREGDLNKGESVCLDRCVSKFFEVHMKVSEKMAQMQGQAGAGQPGAGFGM
- a CDS encoding uncharacterized protein (EggNog:ENOG410PIAN~COG:O) produces the protein MELLQKEHQRVFKRAQSSKSINDVQATIDLLREARDAIERDPSSASITLAKLQNPAKASFDTINDSLKETYTALNKYGRALDKARCSWTMTRGR
- a CDS encoding uncharacterized protein (EggNog:ENOG410PPST~COG:O) — translated: MKRFEQMVEEHLKRLYQEKELDSTDMHVDMDSPAEPLASLESGDINDNLGTTHDHNLIHSEHGEIDTMTMISGISTTESLESPFLETATRFSPTNPPSKRSHEEEGEIVEDTSKRPKQPKKVSGIPCTCAISNNCRRAAQNNVSDCRTSLAPFRRKQKPKSRNAIFPIAVSTKQQAKVKRNLDEMSQILSLFRRARTSSPGDLSHIFTQMRQRVQQLPFSEVHPSSEAILKSRFLDAESGFPAIANSPLIPWDIKLDVDVLRLRWEKGDIETGLDRGLITKCARIVSRSFDPAYKYRVSPFYAGEGNLRNGQWFPWQLSAIRDGAHGEVEAGVSGREGLGAFSIVLSSSHRYADRDQGETIYYYGTYGKNGKISHGTNLLLDAHQNGIPIRVLRSSKLPAINKYRPAEGLRYDGLYKIESEELMEESSSLYRFKLQRVEGQTPIRYSGPEARPTPKEVEEFRNLQKFASASRPKKSP